A single Verrucomicrobiaceae bacterium DNA region contains:
- a CDS encoding DUF3368 domain-containing protein: MNLVVTDTGPLLHLHQIGVAGLLSHLGSIHVTPTVLHELQRHAPAFMSDGLPPWLNTAQPSSASLQLARQWVGAQVLDAGEAEALAFAQEINADLFITDDTAARTLGESLGLQVRGSLGVILFAAASGHLDQMTTLKVIDDLEHHSTLWMSAKVKQAARLAVGRIFGKP, from the coding sequence ATGAATCTGGTGGTCACAGACACTGGGCCACTCCTGCATTTGCATCAGATCGGTGTGGCAGGGTTGCTGTCGCATCTGGGTTCGATTCATGTGACTCCGACGGTGCTGCATGAGCTTCAGCGTCACGCTCCAGCATTCATGTCAGATGGACTCCCTCCATGGCTGAACACAGCACAGCCATCGTCTGCGAGTCTGCAACTCGCTAGGCAATGGGTGGGTGCGCAGGTTCTCGATGCGGGCGAGGCTGAGGCGCTCGCTTTTGCTCAGGAGATCAACGCTGATCTGTTTATCACCGACGACACTGCCGCACGAACACTTGGCGAGTCGCTTGGATTGCAGGTGCGTGGTTCGCTCGGCGTCATTCTGTTTGCAGCAGCTAGTGGTCATCTGGATCAAATGACCACTTTGAAAGTTATCGATGATCTCGAACATCACTCGACTCTTTGGATGTCAGCTAAAGTGAAGCAAGCTGCTCGGCTTGCAGTAGGGAGGATCTTTGGAAAGCCTTGA
- a CDS encoding DUF1501 domain-containing protein, with amino-acid sequence MSPYEQYLTQTRRDFLATSSCGLGTLALASLLKQDGLLAEEASLPANPLSTRVSHFAPKAERCIFIFLEGGPSQMDLFDPKPLLNKYDGQPLPYSIVGDAKFAFLQKESATVMGTSRVFKKHGQCGMEISDLLPHIATCADDIALVRSMHTNQFNHLPGQLMLNCGAALLGRPSVGSWVTYGLGNASQELPSYVVMVSKGRGLPGGSSTWSSGFLPSSYSGVMFRNGASPVLNLNNPDGITPEMQSASIRALNDLNKLQHKHIGDPEIAARINSYELAFRMQSAAPELVDLAGESQATLDAYGVNRIEPPIKSNLGGIGNFQTFSRHCLQARRMVERGVRFVNIIHASWDHHSSLDPQLAHNCQMVDQPIAALLKDLKQRGLLDTTLVVWGSEFGRTALGENRKGFKKVTGRDHHPYAFSLWMAGGGIKGGQVYGETDDFAWHVARDPVSIHDFHATILHLFGLDHNKLSYRFQGLDFRLTGVNPAKVVKGLVA; translated from the coding sequence ATGTCCCCCTACGAGCAGTACCTTACGCAAACACGACGCGATTTCCTCGCGACGAGTTCCTGCGGACTCGGGACACTGGCCTTAGCATCGTTGTTGAAGCAGGACGGCTTGCTGGCGGAGGAGGCGAGCCTCCCAGCGAATCCGCTTTCCACCCGTGTGTCGCATTTCGCGCCAAAGGCGGAGCGCTGCATCTTCATCTTCCTCGAAGGCGGCCCATCGCAGATGGACCTCTTTGATCCAAAGCCGCTCTTAAATAAATACGACGGCCAACCTCTGCCTTACTCGATTGTGGGCGATGCGAAGTTTGCCTTTTTGCAGAAGGAAAGCGCCACAGTGATGGGCACGAGCCGCGTCTTTAAAAAGCACGGGCAGTGCGGCATGGAGATCAGCGATCTGCTGCCGCACATCGCAACCTGTGCGGACGACATCGCGCTGGTGCGGTCGATGCACACGAACCAGTTCAACCACCTGCCCGGCCAGCTCATGCTGAACTGCGGCGCGGCCTTGCTCGGGCGTCCGAGCGTCGGCTCATGGGTCACCTATGGCCTGGGCAATGCCTCGCAGGAGCTGCCATCGTATGTGGTGATGGTCAGCAAAGGCCGTGGCCTGCCCGGCGGCAGCTCGACGTGGTCGAGCGGCTTTTTGCCTTCGTCATATAGCGGTGTGATGTTTCGCAATGGAGCCTCGCCGGTTTTGAACCTGAACAATCCCGACGGCATCACGCCGGAGATGCAATCGGCCAGCATTCGTGCGCTGAACGACCTGAACAAACTCCAGCACAAGCACATCGGCGATCCCGAGATCGCCGCACGCATCAACAGCTACGAGCTCGCCTTCCGCATGCAAAGCGCCGCGCCGGAGCTGGTCGATCTCGCGGGCGAGTCACAGGCCACACTTGATGCGTATGGCGTCAATCGCATCGAGCCGCCCATCAAGAGCAACCTCGGCGGCATCGGCAATTTCCAGACCTTCTCGCGTCACTGTTTGCAAGCGAGGCGCATGGTCGAGCGCGGTGTTCGCTTCGTGAACATCATCCACGCCTCGTGGGATCATCACAGCAGCCTCGACCCACAGCTCGCGCACAATTGCCAGATGGTCGATCAACCCATCGCCGCGCTGCTGAAGGACCTCAAACAACGCGGCCTGCTCGACACCACGCTCGTCGTGTGGGGCAGCGAGTTCGGCCGCACCGCGCTCGGCGAGAACCGCAAGGGCTTCAAGAAAGTCACCGGCCGCGATCATCATCCTTATGCCTTCAGCCTGTGGATGGCCGGCGGCGGCATCAAAGGCGGACAGGTTTACGGCGAGACCGATGATTTCGCCTGGCACGTCGCCCGTGATCCCGTGTCCATCCACGACTTCCACGCCACGATCCTTCACCTCTTCGGCCTCGATCATAACAAGCTCAGCTACCGCTTCCAAGGCCTCGACTTCCGCCTCACCGGCGTGAACCCCGCGAAGGTGGTGAAGGGGCTGGTGGCGTAA
- a CDS encoding FAD-dependent oxidoreductase codes for MQRVRERKRTLIADFAGYRQGQLEDGRFVLYRGTATFLDENTLEVLPRDGSGVFQARARSFVIATGSEVFVPDVPGLAEAGFWTSDDVLDADALPASIAVLGGGAIALEMAHYLEAMSCRVTVIQRSEQLLTGLDRDCGDTVRAAYERRGMQIFCGTELKAVFAENGQKRIEFTQSGQTRTVSVDEILVALGRQPAVRGLEPEKAGVSIEKRKILVNSAMQTTRPHIFAAGDVCSPLDVVHVAIQQGEIAARNAARLLRGETASESWEDRLLLFGVFSHPQVASVGATAAQLHHQSIPFLEASYPFNDHGMSMVIGEMDGFVRIRAHAETGEILGACVTGPKATELIHEIVVAMHFRSTVHAFMTIPPYHPTLSEIWTYPAEELADQIPPSAPNA; via the coding sequence ATGCAGCGGGTGCGGGAGCGGAAGCGTACACTCATCGCGGACTTCGCGGGCTATCGTCAGGGGCAGCTCGAGGATGGCCGCTTCGTGCTCTATCGCGGCACAGCGACCTTTTTGGATGAAAACACCCTGGAAGTGCTGCCGCGTGATGGCTCCGGCGTCTTCCAGGCACGAGCTCGGAGTTTTGTCATCGCCACCGGCTCGGAGGTATTTGTGCCAGATGTGCCGGGACTCGCCGAAGCGGGCTTTTGGACCAGCGATGATGTCTTGGACGCGGATGCTTTGCCCGCAAGCATCGCCGTGCTCGGTGGTGGGGCCATCGCACTCGAAATGGCGCATTATTTGGAAGCAATGAGCTGCCGCGTGACCGTCATCCAACGCAGCGAGCAGCTCCTCACCGGCCTAGACCGCGATTGCGGCGATACCGTGCGTGCAGCCTATGAGCGGCGCGGTATGCAGATTTTTTGCGGCACGGAGCTGAAGGCCGTTTTCGCCGAAAATGGCCAAAAACGCATCGAATTCACCCAGTCCGGCCAAACTCGCACCGTGAGCGTGGATGAGATCCTCGTCGCTCTCGGTCGCCAACCTGCCGTGCGTGGCCTAGAGCCCGAAAAAGCCGGTGTGAGCATCGAAAAACGAAAAATTTTGGTCAACAGCGCCATGCAGACCACCCGCCCGCACATCTTCGCCGCAGGGGATGTGTGCAGTCCACTCGATGTCGTGCACGTCGCCATCCAGCAGGGTGAAATCGCTGCGCGGAACGCCGCCAGGCTACTGCGGGGTGAAACCGCCTCAGAATCATGGGAGGATAGACTGCTGCTCTTTGGCGTCTTTTCGCATCCGCAGGTGGCCAGCGTCGGTGCCACAGCGGCTCAGTTGCATCATCAGAGCATCCCATTTCTCGAAGCCTCCTATCCCTTCAATGATCACGGCATGTCCATGGTCATCGGCGAGATGGATGGCTTTGTGCGCATTCGGGCTCACGCGGAGACGGGCGAGATCCTCGGAGCCTGCGTCACGGGTCCGAAAGCAACCGAGCTCATCCACGAGATCGTCGTCGCCATGCACTTTCGCTCCACCGTGCATGCTTTCATGACCATCCCGCCCTATCACCCCACTCTCAGCGAGATATGGACCTACCCCGCAGAGGAGCTCGCCGATCAAATCCCGCCGTCGGCTCCAAATGCGTAG
- a CDS encoding FAD-dependent oxidoreductase: MSLHLHHASGSLAGMEKQHFDFDLIVIGGGSAGYAAARTAYAAGLEVAVIDGAAEIGGLCILRGCMPSKTLIESANRRLAARHAADFDPAAARSRCGHAAGAGAEAYTHRGLRGLSSGAARGWPLRALSRHSDLFG; the protein is encoded by the coding sequence TTGAGTTTGCACCTTCATCACGCCAGCGGAAGCCTCGCAGGCATGGAGAAGCAGCATTTTGATTTTGATCTGATCGTCATTGGTGGTGGAAGCGCAGGATATGCCGCCGCGCGGACTGCGTATGCCGCTGGCCTGGAAGTGGCCGTCATCGACGGCGCTGCGGAAATAGGAGGCCTCTGCATCCTACGCGGCTGCATGCCCAGCAAGACGCTGATCGAAAGCGCGAACCGCCGCCTCGCCGCACGGCACGCGGCAGATTTCGACCCTGCGGCTGCTCGATCAAGGTGTGGACATGCAGCGGGTGCGGGAGCGGAAGCGTACACTCATCGCGGACTTCGCGGGCTATCGTCAGGGGCAGCTCGAGGATGGCCGCTTCGTGCTCTATCGCGGCACAGCGACCTTTTTGGATGA
- a CDS encoding DNA translocase FtsK, which produces MNRAAKSPATAVVPDTSDVAPILHQAQVSITAPAVGESAPAPAPRQRAPRAPRASAAAAANAERPLRSRSTDEKASPWNDLFGILLLMAASMLLLALVSYDSYDLGESSPLSHTDEKREVTQNFMGTLGAHFASALLYLFGIASYVFPISLTWFGVCKLHSKTHITRLALAGVVVLTITAAILVHAMGLFPPDNNFLAEGGGGFIGGGIGEMSMLAVGRTGTLMFFGTIYIIALFMVTGLHPISVMHSIRYEFAKWQEESEQRRLIAEKLAEEAANTIPGTFTPIPEELRKKKKGDRPGAAAGSAAALAEMAKSAAETGLVTPELGLKFDPPPAPKIIDASAPRAHDEQSDKPKLTEVWEKKRAQKIEQAPHGSLGNLTVRFKDYKLPSLDLLKWPETVNAPTDTGELLATQSTIVKALASFGISVEPGDITRGPAITRYEVRPVDGLRVSRIANLDADIARATRAERINILAPIPGKDTVGIELANKEKVIVPLRELLEDEAFINGKSKLPVALGKDVYGKTIIGDLAAMPHLLVAGATGSGKSVCINSIITSLICRFAPDELRFIMIDPKVVEMQNYEELPHLALPVVTDPKKALLALRWVVKEMENRYQIFAQEGCRNFEAFNNRNRKRKADQDAKRAALAAAATAAPAANSAETAPTAEKTAVAQKAAPAPKSAAKVTAPDMAEGTDLMSTEPKFVHHIRMDEEPMGKGSFLDDDLDGLMEMKDLGSVLEIDSSDDLEAGLRDASGSWLGDSQPPPRPSTTERDYQPPVPDTLPYVVVIVDELADLMQTAPADIEVAIARITQMARAAGIHLIVATQTPRADVITGVIKANIPTRIAFQVSSALDSRVILDRKGAENLVGKGDMLYVPPGGAQPIRSQGALVTDDEIHALVSHCVAQGQPIFDVKVNSENGDFLGEGEEGENGGMSTEEAETLEDCIEVIRQEKKASTSLFQRRLRLGYGRAARMMDLLEARGIIGPGDGAKPREILVQID; this is translated from the coding sequence ATGAACCGCGCCGCGAAATCTCCCGCCACCGCTGTCGTCCCGGACACTTCGGACGTGGCCCCCATCCTCCATCAGGCGCAGGTGTCCATCACTGCGCCAGCGGTGGGCGAGTCCGCCCCGGCTCCCGCACCCCGCCAGCGTGCCCCACGGGCACCGCGTGCCTCTGCGGCTGCCGCCGCCAATGCAGAGCGCCCCCTGCGCTCACGCTCCACGGATGAAAAAGCCAGCCCCTGGAATGATCTTTTCGGCATCCTGCTGCTCATGGCTGCCTCCATGCTGCTGCTGGCGCTCGTTTCCTACGACAGCTACGATCTGGGGGAGTCCTCCCCGCTCTCCCACACCGATGAGAAGCGTGAGGTGACGCAGAATTTCATGGGCACGCTGGGGGCGCACTTCGCCTCCGCATTGCTGTACTTATTCGGCATCGCCAGTTATGTGTTCCCCATCAGTCTGACGTGGTTCGGGGTGTGCAAACTGCACTCCAAAACACATATCACCCGCCTCGCTCTAGCTGGTGTGGTAGTGCTGACCATCACGGCGGCCATCCTGGTCCATGCGATGGGGCTTTTCCCGCCAGATAATAACTTCCTCGCAGAAGGCGGCGGTGGCTTCATCGGCGGCGGTATCGGGGAGATGAGCATGCTCGCGGTGGGCCGGACGGGCACGCTGATGTTCTTTGGCACGATCTACATCATCGCTCTCTTCATGGTCACGGGGCTGCACCCCATCAGTGTGATGCACAGCATCCGCTATGAATTCGCCAAGTGGCAGGAGGAGAGCGAACAGCGCCGACTCATCGCTGAAAAACTCGCTGAAGAGGCCGCGAACACCATCCCCGGCACCTTCACCCCCATCCCTGAAGAGCTGCGGAAGAAAAAGAAAGGCGACCGACCCGGCGCTGCCGCTGGCTCTGCCGCCGCATTGGCCGAAATGGCCAAATCCGCCGCTGAAACCGGCCTCGTCACACCGGAGCTGGGCTTGAAATTCGATCCGCCGCCTGCGCCGAAGATCATCGATGCCTCTGCACCCCGCGCTCACGATGAGCAGAGTGACAAACCGAAGCTCACCGAGGTGTGGGAGAAAAAGCGTGCCCAAAAAATCGAGCAGGCACCGCATGGTTCCCTGGGGAATCTCACCGTGCGCTTCAAAGACTACAAGCTGCCCTCTCTGGACCTCCTGAAGTGGCCCGAGACGGTGAATGCCCCCACGGACACCGGCGAGCTGCTCGCCACCCAGTCCACCATCGTCAAGGCGCTGGCCAGCTTCGGCATCAGTGTGGAGCCCGGCGACATCACCCGCGGCCCCGCCATCACTCGCTACGAGGTGCGGCCCGTGGACGGCCTGCGTGTCAGCCGCATCGCCAATCTGGATGCCGACATCGCCCGCGCCACCCGTGCCGAGCGCATCAACATCCTCGCCCCCATCCCTGGCAAAGACACCGTCGGCATCGAGCTGGCCAATAAAGAAAAAGTCATCGTCCCGCTGCGTGAGCTGCTGGAGGACGAGGCCTTCATCAATGGCAAATCGAAGCTGCCCGTCGCCCTCGGCAAAGATGTGTACGGCAAAACGATCATCGGCGACCTCGCCGCGATGCCGCACTTGCTCGTCGCGGGTGCTACGGGCTCTGGTAAGTCCGTCTGCATCAACAGCATCATCACCAGCCTCATTTGCCGCTTCGCACCGGATGAGCTGCGCTTCATCATGATCGACCCGAAAGTCGTCGAAATGCAGAATTACGAAGAGCTGCCGCATCTGGCCCTGCCCGTCGTTACCGATCCGAAAAAGGCCCTCCTTGCCCTGCGCTGGGTGGTCAAGGAGATGGAAAACCGCTATCAAATCTTTGCCCAGGAAGGCTGCCGTAACTTTGAGGCCTTCAACAACCGCAATCGCAAGCGCAAAGCCGATCAGGATGCCAAACGTGCCGCTCTAGCCGCAGCCGCCACCGCCGCACCTGCGGCCAACAGCGCCGAAACAGCCCCCACAGCCGAAAAAACGGCCGTAGCCCAAAAAGCCGCTCCAGCGCCAAAATCGGCCGCGAAAGTCACCGCGCCCGATATGGCCGAAGGAACCGATTTGATGAGCACGGAGCCGAAATTCGTCCACCACATCCGCATGGACGAAGAACCGATGGGCAAAGGCTCCTTCCTCGATGACGACCTCGATGGCCTCATGGAGATGAAAGACCTCGGTAGCGTGTTGGAGATTGATTCCAGCGATGATTTGGAGGCCGGATTGCGTGATGCCAGTGGCTCTTGGCTGGGCGACTCCCAGCCGCCGCCGCGTCCTAGCACCACCGAGCGTGATTATCAGCCGCCAGTGCCTGATACACTGCCCTACGTCGTCGTCATCGTCGATGAGTTGGCCGATTTGATGCAGACCGCACCGGCAGACATCGAGGTGGCCATCGCCCGCATCACCCAGATGGCCCGCGCTGCTGGCATCCATCTCATCGTCGCCACCCAGACACCGCGTGCCGATGTCATCACTGGCGTCATCAAGGCAAACATCCCCACCCGCATCGCCTTCCAGGTCAGTAGCGCCCTCGATAGCCGCGTCATCCTGGACCGCAAAGGCGCAGAAAACCTCGTGGGTAAAGGGGACATGCTCTACGTGCCGCCCGGTGGTGCGCAGCCCATCCGCAGCCAGGGTGCGCTAGTCACGGATGATGAAATCCACGCCCTCGTCTCCCACTGCGTCGCACAGGGGCAGCCCATCTTTGATGTGAAGGTGAACAGCGAAAATGGCGACTTCCTTGGAGAAGGTGAAGAAGGTGAAAACGGCGGCATGAGCACCGAAGAAGCCGAAACGCTGGAAGACTGCATCGAGGTCATTCGCCAGGAGAAAAAAGCCAGCACCAGCCTCTTCCAGCGCCGCCTGCGCCTCGGTTATGGCCGTGCCGCACGCATGATGGATCTCCTGGAGGCTCGTGGCATCATCGGCCCCGGTGACGGAGCCAAGCCGCGTGAAATCTTAGTTCAGATCGACTGA
- the pbpC gene encoding penicillin-binding protein 1C yields MRRRRWLQILCIVLLLAAVGWWGLPWCVSLPQALAQPVEPTPLYLARDGSPLRHLLGEDGMRRARGVSAAEIPTVLRQAILAAEDRRFGGHGGVDLLAITRAAWDNARSGRIISGASTIHQQLIKNTSEKAKRTLRVKLIEALQARRLAMTWASDDVLAAYLSRISFGNNLTGISAAASGYFHKPLSDLTPAECALLAAIPQSPARFNPLRQLDNILPRQRAILDKMQALGWLDAEAHRVARAQTITVQRFSGGFAAPHAVDWLHGQEAAAATSSTRTTIDAALQEQVEIIVGQRLVALRGKNVGHAAVVVLDNATGEVLALVGSRDFQSADGGQINGAWVPHSPGSALKPFTYLLALERGFTPASILADLPIEYATASGTYKPENYALRTYGPMTLRHALGNSLNISAVKVLHDLGGAEVLLQRLQQLGLSTLTESAEHYGLGLTIGNAPVRLLELTHAYATLARLGMEKPWTLLLGRESAPRRLLPEKECFLIADILSDHQAREMAFGSYSALRLPFRCAAKTGTSTSFRDNWTLGFTAQFTVGVWVGNFDNTPMQEVTGVTGAAPIFRDVMLHLHAHQPAQWPAQPAGLVHARIDPRTGKRLTPQTPPSRLSRDELFLAEKLPPLAAAADYDPRGRAILPREYAAWAASPQNWLGDLITVAAADKRPVLRITHPIAGTVIRLDPDLPNGGRRLLLQSSGPPAPKWTCPTLQIESEGGITSVLLTPGRHEFTARDEATGQRATTFVIVHEE; encoded by the coding sequence ATGCGCCGCCGCCGCTGGCTCCAGATCCTTTGCATCGTCCTCCTGCTCGCAGCGGTGGGCTGGTGGGGGCTGCCGTGGTGTGTCTCGCTGCCGCAGGCGCTGGCGCAGCCTGTGGAGCCGACGCCTCTTTATTTAGCACGCGATGGTTCACCGCTGCGGCACCTGCTGGGTGAGGATGGCATGCGCCGTGCGCGGGGAGTCAGCGCGGCGGAGATTCCCACCGTGCTGCGTCAGGCCATCCTGGCAGCGGAGGATCGGCGCTTTGGTGGGCATGGCGGCGTGGACTTGCTCGCCATCACGCGTGCGGCCTGGGACAATGCACGCAGCGGCCGCATCATCTCCGGTGCCTCCACGATCCATCAGCAGCTCATCAAAAACACGTCTGAAAAAGCCAAGCGCACCCTCCGCGTGAAGCTGATCGAGGCGCTGCAAGCTCGCCGCCTCGCGATGACTTGGGCCAGTGACGACGTGCTCGCCGCCTACCTCAGCCGCATTTCTTTTGGCAACAATCTGACCGGCATCTCCGCAGCGGCCTCCGGCTATTTTCACAAGCCACTGAGCGATCTCACACCTGCGGAGTGTGCTCTACTCGCCGCCATTCCGCAGAGTCCGGCCAGGTTTAATCCGCTGCGCCAGCTCGATAACATTCTGCCACGGCAACGGGCCATTTTGGACAAAATGCAGGCACTCGGCTGGCTGGATGCAGAGGCACACCGCGTGGCACGGGCACAGACGATCACGGTGCAGCGATTCAGCGGTGGCTTCGCCGCGCCGCATGCGGTGGATTGGCTTCATGGACAAGAAGCCGCCGCCGCAACCTCCTCCACACGCACCACCATTGATGCAGCGCTTCAGGAGCAGGTGGAAATCATCGTCGGTCAGCGGCTCGTGGCGCTGCGGGGGAAGAATGTGGGCCACGCCGCCGTGGTGGTCCTGGATAATGCCACGGGCGAAGTGCTAGCTCTGGTCGGATCACGCGATTTTCAGTCCGCAGATGGCGGGCAGATCAATGGTGCCTGGGTGCCGCATTCGCCGGGCTCTGCGCTGAAGCCATTCACCTATTTATTGGCGTTGGAGCGTGGATTCACCCCAGCGAGCATCCTGGCGGATCTGCCCATCGAATACGCGACGGCGAGCGGCACCTATAAACCGGAAAACTACGCTCTGCGCACTTACGGGCCGATGACGCTGCGCCATGCGCTGGGCAATTCGCTGAACATTTCCGCCGTGAAAGTGCTGCATGATCTCGGTGGCGCGGAGGTGCTGCTCCAGCGCTTGCAGCAGCTCGGGCTCAGCACGCTGACGGAGAGCGCGGAGCACTACGGACTCGGTTTGACCATCGGAAATGCCCCCGTGCGGCTTTTGGAGCTGACGCACGCCTACGCCACGCTGGCCCGACTCGGCATGGAAAAGCCCTGGACGCTCCTTTTAGGCCGCGAATCGGCTCCACGGCGGCTTTTGCCCGAAAAAGAGTGCTTTCTCATCGCAGACATCCTCAGCGACCACCAAGCACGCGAGATGGCTTTTGGCTCCTACTCGGCCCTGCGGCTGCCTTTTCGCTGCGCGGCCAAAACGGGCACCAGCACCAGTTTTCGCGATAATTGGACACTCGGCTTCACCGCACAATTCACCGTCGGCGTGTGGGTGGGGAATTTTGACAACACACCGATGCAGGAGGTCACCGGTGTGACCGGTGCCGCGCCCATTTTCCGCGATGTGATGCTCCATCTGCACGCGCACCAGCCTGCGCAATGGCCCGCACAGCCTGCGGGCCTCGTTCATGCCCGCATCGACCCACGCACGGGCAAACGCCTCACGCCGCAGACGCCCCCCTCACGCCTGAGCCGCGATGAGCTCTTTTTGGCCGAAAAACTGCCGCCGCTGGCCGCTGCGGCAGATTACGACCCGCGAGGCCGCGCCATCCTACCACGCGAATACGCCGCCTGGGCCGCCTCACCGCAAAACTGGCTCGGCGATCTCATCACCGTGGCCGCAGCAGATAAGCGGCCCGTGCTGCGCATCACCCACCCCATCGCCGGCACCGTCATCCGCCTCGATCCCGATCTGCCCAATGGCGGGCGCAGGCTGCTGCTCCAGTCCAGCGGCCCCCCGGCACCGAAATGGACCTGCCCGACGCTCCAGATCGAGTCCGAGGGCGGCATCACCTCCGTCCTTTTGACCCCTGGCAGGCATGAATTCACCGCCAGAGACGAGGCGACAGGCCAGCGGGCGACGACCTTTGTGATCGTACATGAAGAGTGA
- a CDS encoding TIM barrel protein, translating to MNRRSLITTTLAACAASALGADSPVRRRRMGLVIHSYSQRWQGRHSSLKYPPFHTPLDVLDHVRGIGVGSLQITVKGWNNAMAGQVRDTRESYGLNLEGSITLPLNEGDTGRFEQELRLGKEAGATIFRSATGGRRYETFSTLEAFKEHQEHVWKSLRLAEPLARRHGVRIGVENHKDFHATELVELLTKLGSAHIGACIDTGNNLALLEEPLAVVELLAPYAVTTHIKDMAVQECAEGFLLSEVPLGQGILDLPRLLQIIDAANPQVVHHLEMITRDPLTIPCLTEGYWATFPEKPATELVKSLAMVRSKKAEKLPHISDKSKEAALAVEEENIEKCLQYASERLGFESVKMKKALETDER from the coding sequence ATGAACCGCCGCTCTCTCATCACCACCACACTCGCTGCCTGCGCCGCATCGGCCCTAGGAGCGGACTCACCCGTGCGGCGGCGGCGCATGGGACTGGTGATTCACTCCTACTCACAGCGCTGGCAGGGACGGCACAGTAGTCTGAAGTATCCGCCCTTCCACACCCCGCTCGACGTGCTGGACCATGTGCGTGGGATCGGCGTGGGCAGTCTGCAAATCACCGTGAAGGGATGGAACAACGCCATGGCAGGCCAAGTGCGTGATACCCGCGAGTCCTACGGGCTGAATCTGGAAGGCAGCATCACTTTGCCACTGAACGAGGGCGATACAGGCCGCTTCGAGCAAGAGCTGCGCCTGGGCAAAGAAGCGGGTGCGACGATTTTCCGCAGCGCCACTGGAGGCCGCCGCTACGAGACTTTTTCGACGCTGGAGGCCTTCAAGGAGCACCAGGAGCATGTGTGGAAAAGCCTGCGCCTGGCCGAGCCGCTCGCACGGCGACATGGCGTGCGCATCGGAGTGGAAAATCACAAAGACTTCCACGCCACCGAGCTGGTGGAGCTGCTCACCAAGCTGGGCAGCGCCCACATCGGGGCCTGCATCGACACCGGCAATAATCTGGCCCTACTGGAGGAGCCGCTGGCGGTGGTGGAGCTACTCGCTCCCTATGCAGTGACCACCCACATCAAAGACATGGCCGTGCAGGAATGCGCAGAGGGTTTTCTGCTTTCCGAAGTGCCGCTGGGCCAGGGCATTCTGGATCTTCCGCGTCTTTTGCAGATCATCGACGCTGCGAATCCGCAGGTCGTGCATCATCTGGAAATGATCACGCGTGATCCGCTGACCATTCCATGCCTCACCGAGGGATACTGGGCCACTTTCCCTGAAAAACCGGCCACCGAGCTGGTGAAGTCGCTCGCGATGGTGCGCAGCAAAAAAGCCGAAAAACTGCCGCACATCAGTGATAAGTCCAAAGAGGCCGCCCTGGCCGTGGAGGAGGAAAATATCGAAAAATGCCTCCAATACGCCAGTGAGCGCTTGGGCTTCGAGAGCGTGAAGATGAAGAAGGCGCTGGAAACGGATGAGCGCTGA
- a CDS encoding magnesium transporter CorA family protein, producing MVRLITQHGQLIDWNDEKIRPFPDNLVYLDLLNPGRAEELEAEKWLEYQLPTREEMQEIEESSRLYLEKGALYMTAWVPVGLDTTEPESTAISFVIAPDCLTTVRYADPLAFRVLMDQVRRQCTTPISSDAVFLLLMELFVARIADALQIVEADLKKICNEIFSRSGQKTDAAVEKDLAEVVKLLGRRSALVANLRESLLSLSRMLQFFLNNAATWMRGELAAQFRSVMRDIKSLDEYTNQQTQEMTFLLESTLGLINIQQNQIIKIFTVASVLFMPPTLIASIYGMNVKLPVQENPFAFALVMIAIILSAIVPIVWFKRKNLL from the coding sequence ATGGTTCGCCTCATCACGCAGCATGGACAACTCATCGACTGGAACGACGAAAAGATTCGCCCGTTCCCGGACAATCTTGTCTATCTCGATTTACTCAATCCGGGCCGCGCGGAGGAGCTGGAGGCTGAAAAATGGCTAGAATATCAGCTCCCCACTCGTGAAGAAATGCAGGAGATCGAGGAATCTAGCCGACTGTATCTGGAGAAAGGTGCGCTCTACATGACGGCGTGGGTGCCGGTAGGACTGGATACCACCGAGCCGGAGAGCACGGCCATCTCCTTCGTGATCGCGCCAGATTGCCTGACGACGGTGCGCTATGCGGACCCTCTCGCCTTCCGTGTGCTGATGGATCAGGTGCGGCGGCAGTGTACCACTCCGATCAGCAGTGATGCCGTATTCCTGCTGCTGATGGAGCTCTTCGTCGCGAGGATCGCGGATGCGCTCCAGATCGTGGAGGCAGACTTGAAAAAGATCTGCAATGAGATTTTCAGCCGCAGCGGCCAAAAGACTGACGCAGCGGTGGAAAAGGACTTGGCCGAGGTGGTGAAGCTACTCGGACGCCGCAGCGCCCTGGTGGCAAATCTGCGCGAGAGCCTGCTGAGCCTCAGCCGCATGCTCCAGTTCTTCCTGAACAATGCGGCGACATGGATGCGCGGTGAGCTGGCCGCCCAGTTCCGCAGTGTGATGCGTGACATCAAGAGCCTGGACGAATATACCAATCAGCAAACGCAGGAGATGACCTTCCTGCTCGAATCCACGCTGGGCCTCATCAACATCCAGCAGAACCAGATCATCAAGATCTTTACCGTGGCGAGCGTGCTCTTCATGCCGCCCACACTCATCGCCAGTATTTACGGCATGAATGTGAAGCTGCCCGTGCAGGAGAATCCCTTCGCTTTCGCTCTAGTGATGATCGCCATCATCCTCAGCGCCATCGTGCCGATCGTGTGGTTCAAGCGGAAGAATCTGCTGTGA